From the Serratia nematodiphila DZ0503SBS1 genome, one window contains:
- a CDS encoding GNAT family N-acetyltransferase has protein sequence MSTLLTLDSARLRLRPWRDDDLPAFAALNADPQVMRYFPATMTAEESRAQAERIRAFMQQQGWGLWAVEVKGGAPFIGFVGLARPGDDLPCSPCVEIGWRLAAAHWGNGYAAEAARAALACAFDTLHLPEVVSFTAEDNQPSRRVMTRIGMRFDGETFLHPRLPAGHPLQKHVLYRLNRQTWRERHGD, from the coding sequence ATGTCCACCTTGCTTACCCTCGACAGCGCCAGGCTGCGGCTGCGCCCCTGGCGCGACGACGATCTGCCGGCCTTCGCCGCGCTTAACGCCGATCCGCAGGTGATGCGCTATTTCCCGGCGACGATGACGGCCGAGGAAAGCCGCGCGCAGGCCGAACGCATCCGCGCCTTCATGCAACAACAGGGTTGGGGGCTATGGGCGGTGGAAGTGAAAGGCGGCGCGCCTTTTATCGGCTTTGTCGGGCTGGCGCGGCCGGGCGACGATCTGCCTTGCTCCCCCTGCGTGGAGATCGGCTGGCGGCTGGCGGCGGCTCACTGGGGCAACGGCTACGCCGCTGAGGCGGCGCGCGCCGCGCTGGCGTGCGCCTTCGACACGCTGCACTTGCCGGAAGTGGTGTCCTTCACCGCCGAAGATAACCAGCCGTCGCGCCGGGTGATGACGCGCATCGGTATGCGCTTCGACGGTGAAACCTTCCTGCACCCGCGCCTGCCGGCGGGACATCCGCTGCAAAAGCACGTCTTGTACCGGCTTAACCGGCAAACGTGGCGCGAACGCCACGGCGATTAA
- a CDS encoding aldo/keto reductase, with protein sequence MSKKQLGRSGIQVPALTFGGNVFGWTADQATSFSLLDALVDNQLNFIDTADVYSSWAPGNRGGESETVIGEWLKKSGKRDQVIIATKVGKPMGEGKQGLSPRYIQQAVEDSLRRLQTDYIDLYQSHDDDRDTPLEETLAAFDALIKAGKVRAIGASNYQADRLEEALRVSENNGLARYETLQPEYNLYAREGYEAELEGVAQRHGLGVINFFALASGFLTGKYRSKADEGKSQRGDRIVERYLNPRGFRILAALDQVAGKHGSSPAQVSLAWLIARPSITAPIVSATSLPQLDELVSATRLTLDADDIQTLNHASAE encoded by the coding sequence ATGAGCAAGAAACAACTGGGCCGTTCGGGCATTCAGGTGCCGGCGTTGACCTTTGGCGGCAACGTGTTCGGCTGGACGGCGGATCAAGCGACCTCGTTCAGCCTGCTGGATGCGCTGGTGGACAATCAGCTCAACTTTATCGATACCGCCGACGTTTATTCCAGCTGGGCGCCGGGCAACCGGGGCGGCGAATCGGAAACCGTCATCGGCGAATGGCTGAAGAAGAGCGGCAAGCGCGACCAGGTGATCATCGCCACCAAGGTGGGCAAACCGATGGGCGAAGGCAAACAGGGGCTGTCGCCGCGCTATATTCAGCAGGCGGTGGAGGATTCGCTGCGGCGCCTGCAAACCGATTATATCGATCTCTACCAGTCGCACGACGATGACCGCGATACGCCGCTGGAAGAGACGCTGGCGGCGTTCGATGCGCTGATCAAGGCCGGCAAGGTGCGGGCGATCGGCGCCTCCAACTATCAGGCGGATCGCCTGGAAGAAGCGCTGCGGGTGAGCGAGAACAACGGATTGGCGCGCTACGAAACCCTGCAGCCGGAATACAATCTGTATGCGCGCGAAGGGTATGAAGCAGAGCTGGAAGGCGTGGCGCAGCGCCACGGGCTCGGGGTGATCAATTTCTTCGCGCTGGCCAGCGGTTTTCTGACCGGCAAATACCGCAGCAAAGCGGACGAGGGCAAAAGCCAGCGCGGCGATCGCATCGTCGAACGCTACCTGAACCCGCGCGGTTTCCGCATTCTGGCAGCGCTGGATCAGGTGGCGGGCAAACACGGCAGCTCTCCGGCGCAGGTCTCGTTGGCCTGGCTGATTGCGCGTCCGAGCATCACCGCGCCGATCGTCAGCGCCACCTCGTTGCCGCAGCTGGATGAGTTGGTCAGCGCCACCCGCCTGACGCTGGATGCGGACGACATTCAGACGCTGAACCACGCCAGCGCTGAGTAA
- the alkA gene encoding DNA-3-methyladenine glycosylase 2, with translation MQKKPTPSVAMNTQQQALYDALRARDRKFDGRFFVGVSSTGIYCRPVCSARTPKLENCTFYPSAAAAELAGFRPCLKCRPELAPGLALIDLGNRYAQVAVQLIEQGYLSEHSCEALAARLGISDRHLRRIFAEQFGASPIDYAQSHRLLQAKRLLADTDLPLSEVAFAAGFGSLRRFNELFKARYRLIPSALRSGGARGERAAASGLVFHLGYRPPYDWERMLNFLQARAVQGVERVDGRRYLRSIAVSQGGTEHRGWVSVQPEEARNRVRVEIAPALSLVTTEVLRRVRLLFDLDAAPDRINEALGSLAADAPGLRLPGCVNSFEQAARAVLGQLVSVKMAATFAGRMAERWGEALATPHEGITHVFPTAERVAQLQPEELRPLGVQLKRAAALIEIARALGEGRLQLDNVLDIEQGIEALTALPGIGSWTASYIAMRAWSWPDVFLAGDYLIKQRFPGMTPRQIERYAERWRPWRSYATLHLWHNGGWAPEGES, from the coding sequence ATGCAGAAAAAACCGACCCCGAGCGTTGCCATGAATACTCAACAGCAAGCGTTGTACGACGCGCTGCGCGCGCGTGACCGCAAATTCGACGGCCGTTTTTTCGTCGGCGTCTCTTCCACCGGCATCTATTGTCGCCCGGTGTGCAGCGCCCGCACGCCGAAGCTGGAAAACTGCACCTTTTATCCGAGCGCGGCGGCGGCAGAGTTGGCGGGATTTCGCCCCTGCCTCAAATGCCGACCGGAACTGGCGCCCGGCCTGGCGCTGATCGACCTGGGCAACCGCTATGCGCAGGTGGCGGTGCAGCTCATCGAGCAGGGCTATCTGTCTGAACACAGCTGCGAAGCGCTGGCGGCGCGGCTGGGCATTTCCGATCGCCATCTGCGGCGCATTTTCGCCGAACAGTTTGGCGCCTCACCGATCGATTACGCGCAGTCGCATCGGCTGCTGCAGGCCAAACGCCTGCTGGCGGACACCGATCTGCCGCTCAGCGAGGTGGCGTTCGCCGCCGGATTCGGCAGCCTGCGGCGTTTCAACGAGCTGTTCAAGGCGCGCTATCGCCTGATCCCGTCAGCGCTGCGCAGCGGCGGCGCGCGCGGTGAACGGGCCGCCGCCAGTGGGCTGGTGTTTCACCTGGGCTATCGGCCGCCCTATGACTGGGAGCGCATGCTGAATTTCTTGCAGGCGCGCGCCGTGCAGGGCGTGGAGCGGGTCGACGGACGCCGCTACCTGCGCTCGATCGCCGTCAGCCAGGGCGGCACGGAACACCGCGGCTGGGTCAGCGTGCAGCCGGAAGAAGCGCGCAATCGGGTTCGGGTAGAGATCGCGCCTGCGCTCAGTCTGGTGACGACGGAGGTGTTGCGCCGGGTGCGCCTGCTGTTTGATCTGGATGCCGCGCCGGATCGCATCAATGAGGCGCTGGGTTCGCTGGCGGCCGATGCGCCGGGATTGCGCCTGCCGGGCTGCGTGAACAGTTTCGAGCAGGCGGCGCGGGCGGTGCTGGGCCAGTTGGTCAGCGTAAAAATGGCGGCGACCTTCGCCGGGCGGATGGCTGAACGCTGGGGAGAAGCCCTGGCGACGCCGCATGAGGGCATCACCCATGTCTTCCCCACCGCAGAACGGGTGGCGCAGCTGCAGCCCGAAGAACTGCGCCCGCTCGGGGTGCAGCTGAAGCGCGCGGCGGCGCTGATCGAGATCGCCCGCGCGCTGGGCGAAGGGCGGCTGCAGCTCGATAACGTGCTGGATATCGAACAGGGCATCGAGGCGCTGACCGCGCTGCCGGGCATCGGCAGCTGGACCGCCAGCTATATCGCGATGCGCGCCTGGTCGTGGCCGGACGTGTTCCTGGCCGGCGATTACCTGATCAAACAGCGTTTTCCCGGCATGACGCCGCGCCAGATAGAACGCTACGCTGAACGTTGGCGCCCGTGGCGTTCTTACGCCACGCTGCATCTGTGGCACAACGGCGGCTGGGCGCCGGAAGGGGAGAGTTGA
- a CDS encoding pyridoxamine 5'-phosphate oxidase family protein produces the protein MSGDIINDLAALEQLYGKPAAPSVFKEVSYIHPAYRPFIEAAPFAALSTVGPDGMDVSPRGDPAGFIQIEDEKTLLLPDRRGNNRIDSLRNILHDNRVALLLLIPGIGETLRINGRAEIVVTPAVLQRFAHRNQLPRSVLRIRVEAVFFQCSRAILRSGLWEEGRRLERSALPSPGQILAAVSQTRFDGEEYDNALPQRLKDTLY, from the coding sequence ATGTCTGGCGATATCATCAACGACCTCGCGGCGCTGGAACAGCTTTACGGCAAGCCCGCCGCGCCCTCGGTTTTTAAAGAAGTCAGCTATATCCACCCGGCGTACCGTCCGTTTATCGAGGCGGCGCCGTTTGCCGCCCTCTCAACCGTCGGGCCGGACGGCATGGACGTCTCCCCGCGCGGCGATCCGGCCGGTTTTATCCAGATCGAAGACGAGAAAACCCTGCTGTTGCCGGACCGGCGCGGCAATAATCGCATCGATAGCCTGCGCAATATCCTGCACGATAACCGGGTGGCGCTGCTGTTGCTGATCCCCGGCATCGGCGAAACGCTGCGGATTAACGGGCGGGCGGAGATCGTGGTGACGCCGGCGGTGCTGCAGCGCTTCGCCCACCGCAACCAGCTGCCGCGTTCGGTGCTGCGCATTCGGGTGGAGGCGGTGTTCTTCCAGTGCAGCCGGGCGATCTTGCGTTCGGGGTTGTGGGAAGAGGGCCGCCGCCTCGAACGTTCGGCGCTGCCCAGCCCCGGCCAAATCTTGGCCGCGGTGAGCCAAACGCGCTTCGACGGTGAGGAGTACGACAACGCGCTGCCGCAGCGGCTGAAGGATACGCTGTATTAA
- a CDS encoding diguanylate cyclase — protein MDISAPNAFGTHKGVMLTHSLFVALATFLLALLSLSLSSEAHHFTPLWFPTAAAIAVLYRHPPRHWGLPLLASGTGIVLASFLLFGLSAIPVKLAAINLLEAAVCALLLRRTLPAIDPLSDLGCWLRFVVCAVIFTPLFSALLAAGLTPTPNQTFWQSFGTWFISEAIGVLSLAPLGLTYHRRLLAGLNPYPLLLTLMGSLAFSYLALTHLPFPFTFVILPLLWAAIALSRFETFTVCFCTLLLITVLLSLGLLRLQSSQHTFLGELGLYLPMLLILIPAHAMAMVMHTFRVEKQHIVESESRFRSALEYSAIGMALVSPEGKWLQVNQALCKLLGYPPERLYRLTFQEITHPDDLNADLTQLHELLDGHISSYTMEKRYIRSDGQTVWALLAVSLVRDGEGRPLYFISQVEDISDLKRSEAENNRLVERITLANQVGGVGIWEWVMSQENFTWDQRMFELYDLTPDQTPTLALWRTLLVPEDRERTDRELAEILAQPRPFIMEFRIITRSGKLRHIRGQGNVILDDQGRPLRLIGTNIDMTELKSLAEALHEEKERLHITLDAIGEGVISTDSHQRITFMNPVAEQMCGWPLDLAIGMPVAGVVRLTNGKDGPEIENLTQYPRQWPADYALVLHSRDGRYFDVQQSVSPLKTLDGETMGAVMVLQDVTASRELMKKLSYSASHDALTGLPNRTRFEKQLKAAIVAGGEPSSPHSLVFLDLDRFKAVNDTAGHAAGDALLRDIAQLMRHQLRHSDCLARLGGDEFGLILYDCRLEQAKSLVQQVVNQISQHPFYWEGKIYRVGASAGITRISADAKSSELLAQADIACYTAKHQGRGQVYLYETRQKQLLERQHEVLSLQEVQTIISEGQLRLLTHAVAPPATPLSAAFHQVTLQVMAPDDRPLSHEAFIAAAQLYGLMPDIDRWTAAQLLVKYADDIKRKGLSLALPLAIDSLLSADFQRYLTETVRASSLPPQALLFSVDEAAILEHAAQCRAFLRELQQQGCRLIVNGFGHNINAFDELSDQKIDIIRIDERFITNVHCNQMDELMVSMLNGAAHRIKAQTFAGPAHQPVTLQALRDIGVDLADGDQVALEQPLAVLLNDGYFGIR, from the coding sequence ATGGATATCAGCGCGCCGAACGCGTTCGGCACACACAAAGGCGTTATGCTGACACATTCTCTGTTCGTGGCGCTGGCGACATTTTTGCTCGCCTTGCTGAGCCTGTCGTTATCCAGTGAGGCTCATCACTTCACGCCGCTGTGGTTCCCGACCGCCGCCGCGATCGCCGTGTTGTATCGCCATCCCCCGCGTCATTGGGGTTTGCCGCTGCTGGCCAGCGGCACAGGCATCGTGCTCGCCAGCTTCCTGCTGTTCGGCCTCAGCGCCATTCCCGTCAAGCTGGCCGCCATCAACCTGCTGGAAGCGGCAGTGTGCGCTCTGCTGCTGCGCCGCACGCTGCCGGCGATCGATCCGCTGAGCGATCTGGGCTGTTGGCTGCGCTTCGTGGTCTGCGCGGTGATCTTTACCCCGTTGTTCAGCGCGCTGCTGGCCGCCGGACTGACCCCCACGCCGAACCAGACGTTTTGGCAATCGTTCGGCACCTGGTTCATCTCTGAGGCGATAGGGGTGCTGTCGCTGGCGCCGCTCGGGCTCACCTATCACCGCCGTCTGTTGGCCGGGCTGAATCCGTATCCGCTGCTGTTGACCCTGATGGGCTCGCTGGCCTTCAGCTATCTGGCGCTGACGCATCTGCCCTTCCCCTTTACCTTCGTCATCCTGCCGCTGCTGTGGGCGGCTATCGCCCTGTCGCGCTTCGAAACCTTCACCGTCTGTTTCTGCACTCTCCTGCTGATCACCGTCCTGCTGTCGCTGGGCCTGCTGCGCCTTCAGTCTTCCCAGCACACTTTCCTGGGTGAACTCGGCCTCTATCTGCCGATGTTGCTGATCCTGATCCCGGCGCACGCCATGGCGATGGTGATGCACACCTTCCGGGTGGAAAAGCAACATATCGTCGAGAGCGAAAGCCGCTTTCGCAGCGCGCTGGAGTATTCCGCCATCGGTATGGCGCTGGTGTCGCCGGAGGGCAAATGGCTGCAGGTTAACCAGGCGCTGTGCAAGCTGCTCGGCTATCCGCCCGAAAGACTTTATCGCCTGACCTTTCAAGAGATCACTCACCCGGACGATCTGAACGCCGACCTGACCCAACTGCACGAACTGCTCGACGGCCATATCAGCAGCTACACCATGGAAAAGCGCTATATCCGCAGCGACGGCCAGACAGTCTGGGCGCTGCTGGCGGTCTCGCTGGTGCGCGACGGCGAAGGCCGGCCGTTGTACTTCATCTCTCAGGTGGAGGACATCAGCGACCTTAAGCGCAGCGAGGCGGAGAACAACCGGTTGGTGGAGCGCATCACGCTGGCCAACCAGGTGGGCGGCGTCGGCATCTGGGAATGGGTGATGAGCCAGGAAAACTTCACCTGGGATCAGCGCATGTTCGAACTCTACGATCTCACCCCCGACCAAACGCCGACGCTGGCGTTGTGGCGCACCCTGCTGGTGCCGGAAGATCGCGAGCGCACCGATCGCGAGCTGGCCGAGATCCTGGCGCAGCCGCGGCCATTCATCATGGAATTTCGCATCATCACGCGCAGCGGCAAACTGCGCCATATCCGCGGCCAGGGCAACGTGATCCTCGACGACCAAGGCCGCCCGCTGCGCCTGATCGGCACCAATATCGACATGACCGAACTCAAGAGCCTCGCCGAGGCGCTGCACGAAGAGAAAGAGCGCCTGCACATCACCCTCGACGCCATCGGCGAAGGGGTGATCTCCACCGACAGCCACCAGCGCATCACCTTTATGAATCCGGTGGCGGAACAGATGTGCGGCTGGCCGCTCGACCTGGCGATCGGCATGCCCGTCGCCGGCGTGGTGCGCCTGACCAACGGCAAAGACGGCCCGGAAATCGAAAACCTCACGCAATACCCACGGCAATGGCCGGCGGATTATGCGCTGGTGCTGCACAGCCGCGACGGGCGTTATTTCGACGTACAGCAGTCGGTCTCACCGCTGAAAACCCTCGACGGGGAAACCATGGGTGCGGTGATGGTGCTGCAGGACGTCACCGCCTCGCGCGAACTGATGAAAAAACTCAGCTACAGCGCCTCGCACGATGCGCTGACCGGATTGCCGAACCGCACCCGCTTCGAGAAACAGCTGAAAGCGGCGATCGTCGCCGGCGGGGAACCGTCGTCGCCGCATTCGCTGGTGTTCCTCGATCTGGATCGGTTCAAGGCGGTGAACGACACCGCCGGCCATGCGGCGGGCGATGCCCTGCTGCGGGACATCGCCCAGCTGATGCGGCATCAGCTGCGCCATAGCGATTGCCTGGCCCGGCTGGGCGGCGACGAGTTCGGTCTGATCCTGTACGACTGCCGGCTGGAACAGGCCAAATCGCTGGTGCAGCAAGTGGTTAATCAAATCAGCCAGCACCCGTTCTACTGGGAAGGGAAGATTTACCGCGTCGGCGCCAGCGCCGGCATCACACGCATCAGCGCCGACGCCAAAAGCAGCGAACTGCTGGCGCAGGCCGATATCGCCTGCTACACCGCCAAGCACCAGGGGCGCGGCCAGGTTTATCTGTACGAAACGCGGCAGAAACAGCTGCTGGAGCGGCAGCACGAGGTGCTGAGCCTGCAGGAAGTGCAGACGATCATCAGCGAGGGGCAACTGCGGCTGCTGACTCACGCGGTCGCGCCGCCGGCGACGCCGCTGTCGGCCGCGTTTCACCAGGTAACACTGCAGGTGATGGCGCCGGACGACCGCCCGCTGTCGCACGAGGCGTTCATCGCCGCCGCGCAGCTGTACGGCCTGATGCCGGACATCGACCGCTGGACGGCGGCGCAACTGCTGGTGAAATATGCCGACGACATCAAACGCAAAGGGCTGTCGCTCGCGCTGCCGCTGGCCATCGACAGCCTGCTGAGCGCCGACTTCCAGCGCTACCTGACGGAAACGGTGCGCGCTTCCTCGCTGCCGCCGCAGGCGCTGCTGTTCAGCGTCGATGAGGCCGCGATACTGGAGCACGCCGCGCAGTGTCGGGCATTTCTCCGCGAACTGCAGCAGCAGGGCTGCCGGCTGATCGTCAACGGCTTCGGACATAACATCAATGCGTTCGATGAACTCAGCGATCAGAAGATCGACATCATTCGTATCGATGAGCGCTTTATCACCAACGTGCACTGCAACCAGATGGACGAGCTGATGGTCTCGATGCTCAACGGCGCGGCGCATCGCATTAAAGCGCAGACCTTCGCCGGGCCGGCTCACCAGCCGGTGACGCTGCAGGCGCTGCGCGATATCGGCGTCGATCTGGCGGACGGCGACCAGGTGGCGCTGGAGCAGCCGCTGGCGGTGTTGCTCAACGACGGCTATTTCGGCATCCGTTAA
- a CDS encoding MdtA/MuxA family multidrug efflux RND transporter periplasmic adaptor subunit, producing MNAKPQRRSLMPRLLVAAILVIAAVFAWRYFNAAQPPAGTAPGAQQAGGKAGAGRAAGGRRGAPMSPVQAATATQQTVPRYLSGLGTATAANTVTVTSRVDGQLMAIHFTEGQQVKAGDLLAEIDPRPFQVQLTQAQGQLAKDQATLANARRDLARYQQLVKTNLVSRQELDTQASLVQQTEGAIKADQGAVDSAKLQITYSRITAPIDGRVGLKLVDVGNYVTSGSTTGLVVITQTHPIDVVFTLPEGNIADLLKAQKAGPVSVEAWDRTNQNKLTTGSLLSLDNQIDTATGTIKLKARFANEDDALFPNQFVNARLQVDTLHDAVVIPTAALQMGNEGNFVWTLGEDNKVSKHRVTAGVQDSRQVVISAGLNAGDRVVTDGIDRLTEGMQVEVLAPNDAPATSKAKREPDVQRKS from the coding sequence ATGAATGCAAAACCCCAACGCCGTTCCCTGATGCCGCGCCTGCTGGTTGCGGCCATCTTGGTCATCGCCGCCGTCTTCGCCTGGCGTTATTTTAACGCCGCTCAACCGCCGGCCGGCACGGCCCCGGGCGCGCAGCAGGCCGGCGGCAAAGCGGGGGCCGGTCGCGCGGCGGGCGGGCGGCGCGGCGCGCCGATGTCGCCGGTGCAGGCGGCGACGGCCACGCAACAGACGGTGCCGCGCTATCTTTCCGGCTTGGGCACCGCCACCGCCGCCAATACCGTGACCGTCACCAGCCGGGTCGATGGCCAACTGATGGCGATCCACTTTACCGAAGGCCAGCAGGTCAAAGCCGGCGATCTGCTGGCGGAGATCGATCCCCGGCCGTTCCAGGTGCAGCTGACCCAGGCGCAGGGACAGTTGGCGAAAGATCAGGCCACGCTGGCCAACGCCCGGCGCGATCTGGCGCGCTATCAGCAATTGGTGAAAACCAATCTGGTCTCCCGTCAGGAGCTGGATACGCAGGCCTCGCTGGTGCAGCAAACCGAAGGCGCCATCAAGGCCGATCAGGGCGCGGTCGACAGTGCCAAACTGCAGATCACCTACAGCCGCATCACTGCGCCAATCGACGGCCGCGTCGGGTTGAAACTGGTCGACGTCGGCAACTACGTCACCAGCGGCAGCACCACCGGTCTGGTGGTGATCACGCAGACGCACCCGATCGACGTGGTGTTCACGCTGCCCGAAGGCAACATCGCCGATCTGCTCAAGGCGCAAAAAGCCGGGCCGGTGAGCGTCGAAGCCTGGGATCGCACCAACCAGAACAAGCTGACGACCGGTTCGCTGCTGAGCCTGGACAACCAAATTGATACCGCCACCGGCACCATCAAGCTGAAAGCGCGTTTCGCCAACGAAGATGACGCGCTGTTCCCCAACCAGTTTGTCAACGCGCGGCTGCAGGTGGATACCCTGCACGATGCGGTGGTGATCCCAACCGCCGCGCTGCAGATGGGCAACGAAGGCAACTTCGTCTGGACGCTCGGCGAAGACAATAAGGTCAGCAAACATCGGGTCACCGCCGGCGTGCAGGACAGCCGGCAGGTGGTGATCAGCGCCGGCCTCAACGCCGGCGATCGGGTGGTGACCGACGGCATCGATCGCCTGACCGAAGGCATGCAGGTGGAAGTGCTCGCGCCGAACGACGCGCCTGCGACGTCAAAAGCCAAGCGCGAACCTGACGTTCAGAGGAAGTCCTGA
- a CDS encoding DNA-binding protein: protein MEKKWFSARELMGKAGLPSTPQGVNLMARREGWVSRRRSGVQGKALEYHIDSLPFGARSLSALRETDHPDYDVKRQDPIRVWIEYYYHLTPAEREKLLAFLMREGMSRLLQLIAPPR from the coding sequence ATGGAAAAGAAATGGTTTTCCGCCAGGGAACTGATGGGTAAGGCGGGGTTGCCTTCAACTCCGCAAGGGGTCAATTTGATGGCCCGGCGTGAAGGCTGGGTCAGCCGCCGCCGCAGCGGCGTACAGGGCAAAGCGCTGGAATACCATATCGACAGTCTGCCGTTCGGCGCGCGCAGCCTGTCGGCGTTGCGCGAAACCGACCATCCGGATTACGACGTCAAACGCCAGGATCCGATACGGGTCTGGATCGAGTATTACTACCACCTGACGCCGGCCGAGCGGGAAAAGCTGCTGGCGTTCCTGATGCGCGAGGGCATGAGCCGCCTGCTGCAGCTGATCGCCCCCCCTCGCTAG
- the yegD gene encoding molecular chaperone, with translation MFIGFDYGTANCSVAVMRDHGPELLTLENNAPYLPSMLCAPTREAVSECLHRHWQIPTGSEENQQLLRRAISYNREEDIPVNGDSVLFGLQALAHYMEDPEEVYFVRSPKSFLGANGLKPQQIALFEDLVCAMMFHIKRQAENVLQTGIDQAVIGRPINFQGIGGDEANRQAQGILQRAAERAGFKDIEFQFEPVAAGLDFEATLSEEQTVLVVDIGGGTTDCSVLLMGPQWRDRADRQQSLLGHSGCRVGGNDLDIMLAFKQLMPLFGLGGETAKGIALPALPYWNAVATNDVPAQNDFYSAANGRVLRDLILDAAEPEKVKRLLKVYQQRLSYRLVRAAEESKIALSGQTAISAPLNFVQADLAESISQDQLADAISQPLMRIQEQVSAALASSQTAPQVIYLTGGSARSPLLRAALQQQLPGIPIVGGNDFGSVTAGLARWAQTLFR, from the coding sequence ATGTTTATTGGATTCGATTACGGGACCGCCAACTGTTCCGTTGCAGTGATGCGCGACCACGGCCCCGAGCTGTTGACGCTGGAAAACAACGCGCCGTATCTGCCTTCGATGCTGTGCGCGCCGACCCGCGAAGCGGTGAGCGAATGCCTGCACCGCCATTGGCAGATCCCGACCGGCAGCGAAGAAAACCAGCAGTTGCTGCGCCGCGCCATCAGTTACAACCGCGAAGAAGACATTCCGGTCAACGGCGACAGCGTGCTGTTCGGTCTGCAGGCGCTGGCGCACTACATGGAAGATCCGGAAGAGGTGTACTTCGTGCGCTCGCCGAAATCCTTCCTCGGCGCCAACGGCCTGAAGCCGCAGCAGATCGCGCTGTTCGAAGACCTGGTGTGCGCCATGATGTTCCACATCAAACGCCAGGCGGAAAACGTGCTGCAAACCGGCATCGATCAGGCGGTGATCGGCAGGCCGATCAACTTCCAGGGCATCGGCGGCGACGAAGCCAACCGGCAGGCGCAGGGCATTTTGCAGCGCGCCGCCGAACGCGCCGGTTTCAAGGACATTGAATTCCAGTTCGAGCCGGTGGCGGCGGGGCTGGACTTCGAGGCGACGCTGAGCGAAGAGCAAACCGTGCTGGTGGTGGACATCGGCGGCGGCACCACCGACTGCTCAGTGCTGCTGATGGGGCCGCAGTGGCGCGACCGCGCCGATCGCCAGCAGAGCCTGCTGGGCCACAGCGGCTGCCGGGTCGGCGGTAACGATCTGGACATCATGCTGGCCTTCAAACAGCTGATGCCGCTGTTCGGCCTCGGCGGCGAAACCGCGAAGGGCATCGCCCTGCCGGCGCTGCCTTACTGGAACGCGGTGGCGACCAACGACGTGCCGGCGCAAAACGACTTCTACAGCGCCGCCAACGGCCGCGTGCTGCGCGATCTGATCCTCGACGCGGCGGAGCCGGAAAAGGTGAAACGCCTGCTGAAAGTGTACCAGCAGCGCCTGAGCTACCGACTGGTGCGTGCGGCCGAAGAGAGTAAGATCGCCCTGTCCGGCCAAACGGCCATCAGCGCGCCGCTCAATTTCGTGCAGGCCGATCTGGCGGAGAGCATCAGCCAGGATCAGCTCGCCGACGCCATCTCGCAGCCATTGATGCGCATTCAGGAGCAGGTCAGCGCCGCGCTGGCCAGCAGCCAGACCGCGCCGCAGGTGATCTACCTGACCGGCGGCAGCGCGCGTTCGCCGCTGCTGCGCGCCGCGCTGCAACAGCAACTGCCGGGCATTCCGATCGTCGGCGGTAACGACTTCGGCTCGGTCACCGCCGGGCTGGCGCGCTGGGCGCAAACGCTGTTCCGTTGA